Part of the Diabrotica virgifera virgifera chromosome 6, PGI_DIABVI_V3a genome, tatttctctcaatatcgaaaattcttatgataaaaagttgtttggaattagaAACTAAGATTAAATATGCAATtccatgcttctaattgaaaaaacaatttttaatcattttaaaaattttttctcaaatttatggaaacacaacatcgtttttaattattacaaatatgatacctcttttattattcattttacggaaaaaacttattcttcataaaaatctctgcatggtctaaaatctaagacacaaccatgatatatccacttttattaattttatacgagttgtgtcaaaaaatatgaaattcgctcaatatttgtacctttatatttcacaatatttcaattagaaggatgtaattgcatattgaaacatagtttttaattctaaacaactttttttaataaccattttcaatattgtgaaaaataaaggtactttactcttgagtgaaattcatattttttgacatacctcgtataaaattaataaaatgtgatatctgatggttgcatcttcagtcttaggacatacagagctttttataaagaatacatgtttttcgtaaaagtaataataaaaaagagttatcgtatgtgtaataaattaaaacgaagttaagtattaataaatttgagaaaaatttggaaaatattttttttacaatttgaagagtgtaattgcatatttgatcttagtttttatttccaaacaacttttcataataagaattttcgatattgagagaaataaaggtactttactcttgaacgaagttcatattttttgacatacctcgtataatattgacaaaatttgatatctgatgattgaagcTTAGGTTTtatagagcatgcagaactttttataaggaataacttttcttcgtaaaatgaataacaaaaaagtttcccatatgtttccaacttaagtagacacgctgtataaaagtaaatttaattaattgtattttgcttgtagttaGTAGTgcattttattaattaattttatttactacatacaattgtttacctattaataatataaccttaatattactttttcttcttataatttttttgggctattggccttgacaattatccagtaaccaggaccaatatgattggccaatataattaaaagtgcgaaaaatgttgccgagctgtgaaaccaggtgtcgcttttccgaaatTGCACGGTTCCAATATTAATCCTGTGTACGCGATACATTGAATATCAAATATCGATATATTTTCAGAATTGAAAATTGAAAGTTATATTGAAAGTTGAATATCgatataaaaatatcgataaaattttaaaataaatcgaTACATTTATAATGTATCGATACATCGTTGCCATCCCTAATCACGTTCGTGCGCTCTCGGCTTATGTTCTATCAACGCACGATCGTGAGTGTATGAAAAAATTCACTTTTATTAAACGTAAAACACTATTAGgatcaaataaaaattattttataatgttTTAACATTTATTACATACAAccttaaataaaacaaaaactagGAGTAAATTTCAAGCAATTATACCTGAACATATTAGGTACCTACAgacatttcaaaaaaataattattttttatggtaGTCTCTAAAACAGGACTTGTTGCGTGACAAACACAAATAAACGTTGCACTTTTCACATCTAATTTTAGACCTACTAGAGCAATTTTCAAATCTGCATGTTCTAGGAGCTGGAATTTCATCAAAAATGGGAAAATGTTCATAACAATCATACCTCATTGAGTCACTTGGATTATTGGCTGGTCGATACCTTTTTTGGTTTACAACTGGATCAATATCCATAGATTCAGTATCTTCACTTGTTGATGAAGGATTTTTGGTTTTGGTTCCAATGAGACCATCGGCTACTTCTAATCTGAACTCGAGCAAATCTTGTATTCTCTTTTTTGGAATATGTGCATTGATGGCTTCAGTTATATAAAGGCGCCAAGCATTGACTACACAAAGGTCTATAAAGTGCAGTATTACTTTGAGGGTCCATTTTTTTGTCTTCATGAATGTGCGATAATATTCCATACCTTGGTCTAGAACGTCCACACCTCCCATGTTGGTATTGTAGTTGTGAATAAGCTTTGGCATGGAAACTTGAATATAAGGTTTAGAAGTTTTATCCCAGCGATTCACATTCACTTTATTGTCAGCTGATGTACAATTCGATACCATTACCACAGATTTATTGTCTTTCCATTTAACAACAACTAAGTCTCCACACATAAATTGCTGTGATTCGCCTCGTTTCATACAACGATCTTCTTTAAAAGGTATCTTTCTCCGTTCTGGAAGTCTGTTCATCATCAAAGTAGCTGTTCCATGAAGTTTCATTTGAGATAGACGTTCAATGAGGGGTATTGAtgaaaaatatctatcaaaataGACACAGCTTCCTGGAGGAATTGACTTTGATAGGTGTAGAATCACAGCTGCGGAAACTCCAAGTGATTTGTCAGGGAAGGGAGTTCTTGCACCTTGATATACCTCAAAGTCTATCATTAGACCGTCGCTTGTTGTAGCCACAAACACTTTTAGGCCTTGAGGTCGCGGTTTGTTTTTAACTACTTGTCTTAAACCATTTGGACATCTTTCACAGAAAGGAATAATCTGTTCGTCAATGGAATAATTACCTGGACGTCTTTCTAATCTATCACATGCTCGTTTAACTGCAGTTATGATGGGCTGTACCTTCCAAAGTACATTCGTATTACCTTCAGGTGCTATGTCCTCATCAACTATATGCAAGGCTGTACGCAATGTCTTGAAGCGGTCTCGTGACATTTGGCTTGATACCATGTGAAGTTGTATCCCCTGACGCCAATACATGTGAAGTCTAGGATAAGGGACGCATCCCATAATCAAGTGTATACCTATTAACTTCTTTATTTCTTCACTGTTTGTGTTCAGCATGCGACCTGTCTTGCgcataaaataattatttgtacaatttGCAGCCAAATCAAAGAAACCATCATTTAAATAATCGGAAAAGTACTCCATAGCATTTCTGATTGGTTTAGGTGTACTTTTTGGATATTCATGATTTTTTTGCTGGAACGTCGTGTCTTTCCATTGCCTCCTTTCTTTAGAAGAGCTCGTCGAAGAAACAGGTTCTTCATCCAATACAGGTTTTTCATCTAATACCGTTTCTTCAATCTCCTGGTCATCGCTGTCATTTTCAAATGTTTGAATCTCAAAAGCATCATCATTTTCGTCATGCAAATCTTCTATTTCAGACTCGTTGCCATCATTTAATAATTCTAGAGCCAAATCGTGGGTAAGAGGCACACCtgtaattagaaaaaaatatttgtatcaagaaagtagaaaactcaaagaggtaccacaaaaatgtatattataaaaatgtcatacaaggacgcgtttcggctcttaccgagccatcatcagctgGATCAAAGCTCCTGTATttcaagctgatgatggctcggtaagagccgaaacgcgtccttgtatgacatttttataatatacatttttgtggtacctctttgagttttctactttcttacctcgagaccacatttgagaatggatacttctcttcatgatATTTGTATCATTTAAAtagagaaaaattaataaaaaatcaaaccAGTAAACacggccgcgtttaggtcaattgacgccctaggcaattctccaGTTCAAACCCCCATAACCcatcaaacatgtaccatttttgaaaaaaaaaaaaatgcagaaatttttatttaaataagaatacattaaaaatcgatttaaataacgatgtttatatacctacaatagaaaaaattgtcattccagttcgatcacatcaaagacttcttttcaaaaaaagacttcaaaaaaaatttttttcttgacaaaatcgacaaattgttaacacgttcttgcgtcatacttgatggaaaattattttttattcttgacattttcgaaaatgacctttcagcggacacgtttgCAACTGGGaagcacaaataaatgtgcaaagcaatgccAAAATTATGGAAAATATCTTTAAAttcacttagtgcagtcactgaaggttttcacctccgatttcgttgaacctccatcgattttcatgaaaattggtgagtagttagaggatacctcaaggaacaaaggtgacatgatgccaacttgcgcttttaccgtggcgGTGAA contains:
- the LOC126885958 gene encoding piggyBac transposable element-derived protein 3-like, with amino-acid sequence MAVYFDNKTGKRVPLTHDLALELLNDGNESEIEDLHDENDDAFEIQTFENDSDDQEIEETVLDEKPVLDEEPVSSTSSSKERRQWKDTTFQQKNHEYPKSTPKPIRNAMEYFSDYLNDGFFDLAANCTNNYFMRKTGRMLNTNSEEIKKLIGIHLIMGCVPYPRLHMYWRQGIQLHMVSSQMSRDRFKTLRTALHIVDEDIAPEGNTNVLWKVQPIITAVKRACDRLERRPGNYSIDEQIIPFCERCPNGLRQVVKNKPRPQGLKVFVATTSDGLMIDFEVYQGARTPFPDKSLGVSAAVILHLSKSIPPGSCVYFDRYFSSIPLIERLSQMKLHGTATLMMNRLPERRKIPFKEDRCMKRGESQQFMCGDLVVVKWKDNKSVVMVSNCTSADNKVNVNRWDKTSKPYIQVSMPKLIHNYNTNMGGVDVLDQGMEYYRTFMKTKKWTLKVILHFIDLCVVNAWRLYITEAINAHIPKKRIQDLLEFRLEVADGLIGTKTKNPSSTSEDTESMDIDPVVNQKRYRPANNPSDSMRYDCYEHFPIFDEIPAPRTCRFENCSSRSKIRCEKCNVYLCLSRNKSCFRDYHKK